The Triticum aestivum cultivar Chinese Spring chromosome 6D, IWGSC CS RefSeq v2.1, whole genome shotgun sequence genomic sequence aatgagagccgcgacgacgccttcaagaagggaacgagcttcccCGCCGCCGGTCCATCCGCGGATagatcaggttttcaccccggccaacactcaccacCACCGGACGCCACACCCCAGCGACCACGTCGCCCACACGACCATGGCCTCCAGGCAGCACCTAAccacgggctctgcccatgagcaccgcggaaccaccaccagggccgccaccccggcatcccagaccttgacaccacctcgcTCGAGACCCACCGCAACCCCAACCAAAGATACGGGCGGAAAGGGCCGCCTTTCGCACCCCTGAGCTGCCCCCAACGCCGAAACCCAATAGGTCGGCCAAAACTGGCCTCCATCGACCCGTCCGgggcaccgggcgcgagacgagcttggtcctgctgccgggcgcgagacgagcatagtcctgccgccgggcgcgagacgaggccggtcctgctgccgggtgcgagaagaggtcggtcctgctgccgggcgcgagacgaggtcggtcttgctgccgggcgcgagacgaggtcggtcttgctgccgggcgcgagatgaGCGATGAACCATTGTCGGGGGAGGGCCGAACCTTCGACGAAGGTAGCAACTAGACGACGAGGAGAGGACCGAAGGTCGAAACGGGCCGCCTACAGACAAGCCGACGCCGGAAAGCCGGCCGCCATCCCAGCCGGCCCGCCGAGCTGCCATGATGCAGGCACGACGAATGGTAGCCTCCACACCAAGAGAGCCGacccaccacgccgccgccgcccatagCCAGAGCAACAAACACGCCGGGCCGCTGCCCCAACCCGCACCGCCCGCTCACCAGACGTCGGCAAAGCGGacacgcaccaccaccaccacagcaCCAGCGCCACCGCGCCCTGGCCAGGTCCAGCCGGAGCCCCCCCACCCCACCGGAGTAGACGGACCCCAGCTGCAACGCCACCACCTAAATACGGCCGCCGGCCACCACTGCCACCGCCAACCACCACATCGACCTGATCTGGGCCGGGGGCCAGATCCGCCACCAGCACGATCCAGGGCACCGGAACCCCACGGGCTGcgccggagaggaaggaggcggcgCCACCGGCCACCAGAACGCCAGGGGAGGGGAGGGAGCAGGGGCAGGGCCGGCCCGATGGCCGCCACCACCGAGCAGAGGAGCGACGCCCCGCGACGGCCCCCACCTGTGCGCGGGAGGgagcagccccgccgccgccagcgccacgCGGCCTTAGGCCGGCGACgcccccggcggcggcgagggaggagggcgGGGCGAGGGGGGCGGGGggaggcggcgctagggttcctccCGGGGGCGCCCGCGGGAGCGCctcggggagggagggagggaggggggaggagcTCTCCGTCTGTTTGACTTTGGAATCGTTTACCGAAATCATTAATTTCCATGGAGGCACGTATTGTACTTGTTTAAGCCAAACCACAAGTTCCGTGCAAGCACGTCATATATTAATAATAGTGACAAGAAACTTGATAACTTTTATTAGTTTAGTTAAGTGAACATCGTGGATGCGCCTAATGCCAGTGGGAAGTGGACATGTTTAATCGTGCAACTACAGCTATTTACTATTGATCAATCACTCACATGATCTGGTTCCAACGTAGGGTCAACCGGTTCTGGCTACTGGTTTATGGCCCTTCCGCAGTTCTGCATCTAGTGCACATGGAACAACTGAAACCTGAATGCCTGAGTCTTTAGTTGTACCAAATTTCATCTCTTCCTCACCTTGTTTGTTAGTTAAATCTTAGTCTTTTAGAGACATGTGAGTATTAACTGTGTTAGATATTACATTAGGACATAAATGGTTACAACACATTCTTAATGTCGTCGAGCCGTAGATGCCTCTTTTTTGCCAAAAGATAAACTGTAAAGTCTCCTTTTGGAACACCGAAATAAGGGACGTCGCACAGTATAGAATCTTGCATAATTTCAAACATAGGAATAGTAgacattttgcgtacctcaaattaAGAGCCACGCTGTGTCAGGAGTGAATGGTGCACATTTGTTCCTGATGCGAGGCTGTACAAGTTGGAAATTAAAAAAAAACTTGTGTGCTTGCAGCAACGGAAAGGAGGCGGAGAGCCCTGATCAGGTGCGTGTTGAATTGTGGAAATGCAGGGGAGGGGAAGCACAGTCGCTTGCTGAAGCAATTTACCCAGGAGAGAAGATGGGGGCATGAATCGAAACAGAAGTACTTTTTGCTCAAGCAAAAAGTGGCCGCACAATAGGAGCACAGAGCACTGGATGTTGATCAGCTAACAGGTGGCGGATGCTTTCGAGGCAGAGGTGTAAGATTCAGTGACAAGTAAGACCTGATTCTAGTGTTCCACTTAAAATACTAAGCTGCATTAGTTTTAATATATAGCCATTTTGTTCTACATAGGCGAAAGTAAATCCTCTTCTTCctttcaagacaaaatttcatctAATCTGAAACAAATGTTAACCCTACAATATTTTCATGTTCGGTTGATACAAATTTTAGTTTTGTTGGAATCATCTTTTGGCTGTTGTCGAAAACATTGGCCATGAACGATCGAAACAATTTCAGTATGTTGCAATGGAAACATATCTGTCACAAATATGGTCGAACCAATTTCCAGTTGTCATCAATGCAAATTCTTGAATTGGCTGGTTGATCAACTTCTTCTGCGTTGGAAACAAAATAATCGTTTATAGTAATTTCCCATATAAACAGCATTGCATGAAACTGCTTTCAGTTATCTTTCTACATCAGTTCATGGAGCTTGTCTGGGGCAAAAGAAAGATGTGGGCAGCATGCATTCAGTTATCGTTCACAAAATCGGGTACAGGACACTGAACCTGAAATTGTGGCGCATTTAGTTTGCTGTAGAATACTGAAATACTTTGCTCGGCTACAATACAAATTATCCGTGGAAATGTCGAGATTGCCCCCATTGAGATGAACAGTCACACAGTAGTTCTCCGATATATAAGAGCTCACACTGGCTGAACGAGCAGTCACCACTCACCAGTCACCACAGTAGttctctttctcttctcttctcACTGCCTGCACGAGGAgggagatggtggtgaagaagaGAGCGGCGGTGATCGCCGCCCTGTGCATGCTCCTGCTCCTCATGCTGCCAAGGCCATCCCGTCAGCAGTTCTTCGATCACTCCTGCGACTGCTACCGAAAGTGCTACTTAGAGTGCAAGAACGCCTTCCCGATGCTCTGCAAGGTCGTGTGCGGCGGCAGCTGCAATGACAACAAGGACCCTGTCGTCACCTGCATGGTCGCCTGCTGCACCGACTCTATCTGCGGCCTGTCACCAGCGCCGTCCGGTAAGAGGAGTAGAGGACCTACCACCCTACTTTGTGGGTCTGTCCGTAGAGGCACACTGATGAAATATGTGTGCTCCTTTTGCTGTTATTTGGTTCTCATGATCTTGTGCTTGCACTGCCATTTTGCATATGCAGCTTGCGCTCCGGATTGTATCCATGCATGCGAGAAGATGTGGGGTGGCCATGGTCCCGCCAAGGAACCTTGAAGATCAGGATCGCTCGATCATCGGATCATATGATGCACCAATGCAATAAAAATATATCTCACTTCGGTGCACTACTTGTGAGAAAATTTGTGAATGTTATAATAAAGCCAGTTATGACGCCTTTGGCAAATAGCTGCTAGTTTTGATGTGTCTTTCATTTTATCTTCCCCTGTCCAGATTGCAAGAGCAAAATTGTCTTATCTTCTTTTTGTGAGGTGGAAGTGACATATGAGGTTCATATAACAAGTAAAAGAATTCAAACATGAGCAAAGTCTTCCAAGCCTTGTGTAAATCCCAACAAAGGCAAGATAATTTGAAATTCATCAGTCAGAATAGAACTAGACAAATTCATCGGTCAAACACACAAAATGGGACATAAGCAGACATTCGACACAGGATTTCCCCTCTTCATACAACATGGGACTCAACAACAACAAGTTGGGGTAGCTGCATCTCCATAAGAATGACTAAGTTTTgatgttggctcgccaagcctatcacagcCCTCCTCCTTTACCCGCTTGAGAccagctatgttgagacaacataggcagaGCCCTCATAAACATGGGACTCAATCAAAAGAAATCAGTGAAAATGAGCACACTTGAAATACGAGAAACACAACATGTCGCTGCATTGTACATAGACTTTTAACAAGGACAATAATCACACACACCCAACACACTGAAGCACGCATGCGCGTATATGAAAGAATTCACGTTCAAACATTAGGCAACTCATCGAAGCCTTCACCATATCCACTGTTCAAGAACTTGTCCGATTAATCAGTTAATGGGCCAGTTAATCGCTACTCATAGGGTGGTTGAATCGAATAGCACTTAATCATTGTGTTAAATTGTGAGGGTGATTAATTGGCCTGTCAGACCGATTAATCCATTGTTAGGCCGATTAATCGTTGCTGACCCATTAACTTGTGGGCAAACAGATCCCAAAATTTTGCCCGATAACCCCTCCCATCCCCCTCTTGCTCCTCGGTAGCTAGGATTCGACCAAACATTGACACATTTTGGTATATTACATAGCTGGGAACATGAGAGTATTGTATAATAGATAAAAAAAGTCGATACATGTTGGCAAGTTCCTATTAATCTACCGATTAATGATGTACCAACTAATCCAGTTAATAGGCTGATTCCTCGATTAATCGTTACTCCCAagccgaccgagcagctaccagttaccaATTTCCTAAACAATGACCATATCTCAAAAAAAGTAAAACTACCCCAGTAGCATTACTACTGAATATATGCAAATTTTGTTAATAAAAGTGAATAGTTGCAAACAAGACATAAGAATGTCTTTCCATGCAGATACTTCACATCTCCAGGCACTTAAAATTGCAATTTGTCCCTTACTAGTACTAAACAGCAGGTAATTAAACATATACACAATAGTTTTTACTGGTATGCGTGCCATCCCATAAAACAGTATTGTATGAAAGCTGCATTCGGTTTTCTTTCTACATCAGCACAGGCAGCTTCATAAGGGGTTGTCTGGGCAAAAGAAAGATGATGAGCATCATGCAATTGTCTAATCAGGTTATTTTTCTGGCATGAACTATTCCATTGGAGCTACATTCGCAAATACCAAGCTGTATAGAGGTGATTAAATATAGCATAACTTGCACACTAGTATGTAAATCAGAACTGCATTCTGTTTTCTTTCTCGATGAGTGCTACAATGTGTGGGGCGCCCCTGGTCCCGATCCAGACAAGGAACATTGAAAAGCTAAGGGCTGGTCGATCATGCTATCATATGATGTCGAGCAGCTGTGATTGCTGCATCAATCAATAAGATGTGTTTTACTTCCTTGCAACGCTTGTGAGAAAATTTGCGAATCTTAATATAAAGACGGTTATCGATTCATGTGGAAAATCCCTGCTAATTTTGATTTTACCTTCCTCTGTACAGATGACAACATCAAAAttctttatcttctttttgcgAGGATTAAGGAACATAAGACTTAACATGCAAAAATAATTCAAATATTAGCAAACTAATCCAAGCATTGCATGAATCTCAACGAAAGCAAAATTATCCAAAATTCACCGGTCAGAACCAGATAAACATTCaccaaaaacaaacacacaaaatggGACATAAGTAGAAATCTGACACAGAATACCCCCCACATAGTACAACAGGAACACAAAAGAAAACGGTGAAAAGAGGAACACATGCATAATGCAAACAAGAGATCAATTGAATGGTACTAActaattgaagcaagctatcaaggCACATCTGCATCTCGGGAAACCAGAACGTAACTGTAGATACCTGCAGGGAAATCACATGGCGTCAGTCAAAGCAATTTGTACAAGGCATTCATGGAAAACCGTTGACATTATATCTGAAGACATTGTATGGCTCAAACAGTAAGCACTAAGCACTAGCTAAACCATCTTGTAAATTGTGTGAAAAGCTCCGGCGTGAGATCACCTCAGAATTATATTAGAGAAAACCAACATTAGAAAAAGATTCGTGACCTGTGCTGATGTAGAAAGAAAACAGGTCACTTCACAAGGAAAATAGAAAGATGAGCAGCATGTGCTTGTCTAATTCGTGTAAGATCCAAGGTTATTTTCAGATATATTGTCAACGGAAATTAATTCGTGTCCTGCTAGTAAGTGGCAGTAGGCACCATCTCGTTCAGgaaattaatacattggaaaattG encodes the following:
- the LOC123141127 gene encoding uncharacterized protein; the encoded protein is MVVKKRAAVIAALCMLLLLMLPRPSRQQFFDHSCDCYRKCYLECKNAFPMLCKVVCGGSCNDNKDPVVTCMVACCTDSICGLSPAPSACAPDCIHACEKMWGGHGPAKEP